GCCAGGTCGTCGTTGGTGAAGTCACTGCCCATCCAGGACTGCAGCATCATCGAGGGGGGAATGCGCATGGCGCGCTCGACGCGCGGCAGCCAGGTCCAGAACGCGTCCTTCTCGCGCAGGAAGGCGGTGCCTTTGTCCTTCGGTGGCTCGAGCACGCGCGTGAAGCTGCGGTCGTGGGCGCGGTCGTCCCAGCTGCGCACCACCAGCTCGCGCGTCCAGCGCGGCGTGGTGATGGTCATGCGCAGCTTCATCTCGGCGGTGTTGCCGCGCAGCGCATCCTCGGCGCGGCGCACGATCTCGGCGGCGTCCTGCGCGCGCGCGGCGGGCGCGACCAGCAGCAGCAGCGCGAGCAGCCAGCACGTCATGTCTCGAGCCCCTTGCCGAAGATCTCCTCCAGCACCGACCACACCGAGTCGAGCTTCATGTCGGGCTGGGTGAGTCGCAGGAGCGTGAGTCCGGCGATCGCCGCGCCGATCGCCAGCGTCACGTCGCCCGGCGCGAACGGCCGCAGCCGGCCTTCGGCCACGCCGCGCGCCAGGTGTTTCTCGACGATCGTGTTCCAGCGCTCCTGCTTCTGCTCCGTGCGCGCGCGGATGCCCTCGTCCAGGCCCCCCTGCAGGAGGTGCTGGAGTGACAGCTTCACCAGCGGCAGCTCGCGCTCGACGTAGGCCGGCGAGCGCGCGAGCAGCTCGTGCAAGGCGGCCCGCCAGTCGGGCGCGGCGCCCACCGCGCGCGCGAGCTCGACGTCGTGCGCCATCGCGCGGTCCATCAGCGCGAGAAACAGCTCGCGCTTGCCGGCGAAGTGCCAGTAGACCGCTCCCTTGGAGAGCTTCGCGCGCGCGGCGATGTCGTCGACCGAGGTCTCGTGGTAGCCGCGCTTGGCGAAGCAGCGCAGGGCCGCGTCGAGGATCGCGTCGCGCGAGGCCTCGGGCGCCCGGCGGCGCGGCCGCCCCGCTCGATTGCTCGAGCGGCGGAGCGCGCGCCTGCTGCGGGCCGGATCGCGGGCCATGCGGCCCACTCTACCGACCGACTAGTCGGTTTGCAATCGGCGCGCGCCGGGCAGGTGCGGCGCGGGGAGCGGGCGGATAGGATCTTTCGCCCATGAGCGCGCCTCCTGCGCAGAAGTTCTATCCCGAGGTCGAAGCCACACCGAGCTTCCCCTCGATCGAGGAGCGCGTGCTCGCCTACTGGCGCGCGAACCGCATCTTCGAGCGCTCCGTGTCGAACCGGCCCGCCGGCGAGCGCGGCGCCAACGAGTACGTCTTCTACGACGGCCCGCCGTTCGCCAACGGCCTGCCCCACTACGGTCACCTCTTGACCGGCTTCGTGAAGGACATCATCCCGCGCTACCAGACGCTGCGCGGTCGGCGAGTCACTCGCAACTTCGGCTGGGACTGTCACGGGCTGCCCGCCGAGATGGAGGCCGAGAAGGAGCTCGGCATCTCGGGCCGCGCGCGCATCACCGAGTACGGCATCGAGCGCTTCAACGACTACTGCCGCAGCTCGGTGCTGCGCTACACCGAAGCCTGGCAGGAGACGGTGACTCGCCAGGCGCGCTGGGTCGACTTCAAGAACGACTACAAGACCATGGACCTGCCCTACATGGAGAGCGTGCTGTGGGCGTTCAAGCAGCTCTACGAGCGCGGGCTGATCTACGAGGGTTATCGGGTCATGCCCTACTCGTGGGCGGCGCAGACCCCGGTCTCGAACTTCGAGACCCGGCTCGACAACTCCTACCGCGAGCGCCAGGACCCGGCGATCACGGTGCGCTTCACGCTCGCGCCGGGCGCAGGCGACGCGAAGTCACTCGAGCTGTGGGTCTGGACCACGACCCCCTGGACCCTGCCCTCGAACCTGGCGCTGGCCGTGGGCGAGGACATCGAGTACGCGCTCTTCGAGAAGGACGGCCGGCGTCTGGCGCTGGGCGCGGCCACGGTGGAGAAGTTCGGGCCCGAGCTCGCGGGCGCACGCCGCGTGGGGTCGCTGCGCGGCTCCGAGCTCGTGGGCCGCAGCTACGCGCCGCTCTATCCCTTCTTCGCGGGCACGCCCAATGCCTTCCGCGTGCTGCCCGGCAGCTTCGTCGACACCGCCGAGGGCACGGGCGTGGTGCACATGGCGCCCGGCTTCGGCGAGGACGACATGGCGGCCTGTGTGGCGGCGGGCATCCCGGTGCTGGTGCCCGTGGACGAGGCCGGGAAGTTCACCTCCGAAGTGACTCCCTGGGCCGGCCAGCTGGTGTTCGACGCGAACAAGCCGATCATCCGCGACCTGAAGGACCGCGGCGCGCTGGTGAAGCAGGACACGATCGTCCACAACTACCCGCACTGCTGGCGCACCGACCAGCCGCTGATCTACCGCGCGATGAGCTCGTGGTTCGTCAAAGTGACCGAGTTCCGCGACCGCATGGTGGAGCTGAACCAGCAGGTCCGCTGGATCCCGGGACACATCCGCGACGGCCTGTTCGGCAAGTGGCTCGAGGGCGCGCGCGACTGGTCGATCAGCCGCAACCGCTTCTGGGGCTCGCCGATCCCGGTCTGGCGCTCCGACGATCCCGCCTTCCCGCGCATCGACGTGTACGGGTCACTCGACGAGCTCGAGCGCGACTTCGGCGTGCGCCCGCACGACCTGCACCGGCCCGGCATCGACCAGCTCGTGCGCCCCAACCCCGACGACCCGTCGGGCCGGGCCATGATGCGCCGCGTGCCCGACGTGCTCGACTGCTGGTTCGAGTCGGGCTCCATGTTCTACGCACAGGTGCACTACCCGTTCGAGAAGCGCGAGTGGTTCGACACTCACTTTCCGGCCGACTTCATCACCGAGTACGTCGCCCAGACGCGCGGCTGGTTCTACACCATGCACGTGCTGGCCACGGCGCTCTTCGACCGGCCGGCGTTCGCGAACTGCATCTGTCACGGCGTGGTGCTGGACGAGAACGGGCAGAAGCTCTCCAAGCGCCTGCGCAACTATCCGAGCCCCGAAGAGGTGTTCGCGAG
The DNA window shown above is from Myxococcota bacterium and carries:
- a CDS encoding outer membrane lipoprotein-sorting protein, encoding MTCWLLALLLLVAPAARAQDAAEIVRRAEDALRGNTAEMKLRMTITTPRWTRELVVRSWDDRAHDRSFTRVLEPPKDKGTAFLREKDAFWTWLPRVERAMRIPPSMMLQSWMGSDFTNDDLA
- a CDS encoding helix-turn-helix domain-containing protein, whose translation is MARDPARSRRALRRSSNRAGRPRRRAPEASRDAILDAALRCFAKRGYHETSVDDIAARAKLSKGAVYWHFAGKRELFLALMDRAMAHDVELARAVGAAPDWRAALHELLARSPAYVERELPLVKLSLQHLLQGGLDEGIRARTEQKQERWNTIVEKHLARGVAEGRLRPFAPGDVTLAIGAAIAGLTLLRLTQPDMKLDSVWSVLEEIFGKGLET
- the ileS gene encoding isoleucine--tRNA ligase; its protein translation is MSAPPAQKFYPEVEATPSFPSIEERVLAYWRANRIFERSVSNRPAGERGANEYVFYDGPPFANGLPHYGHLLTGFVKDIIPRYQTLRGRRVTRNFGWDCHGLPAEMEAEKELGISGRARITEYGIERFNDYCRSSVLRYTEAWQETVTRQARWVDFKNDYKTMDLPYMESVLWAFKQLYERGLIYEGYRVMPYSWAAQTPVSNFETRLDNSYRERQDPAITVRFTLAPGAGDAKSLELWVWTTTPWTLPSNLALAVGEDIEYALFEKDGRRLALGAATVEKFGPELAGARRVGSLRGSELVGRSYAPLYPFFAGTPNAFRVLPGSFVDTAEGTGVVHMAPGFGEDDMAACVAAGIPVLVPVDEAGKFTSEVTPWAGQLVFDANKPIIRDLKDRGALVKQDTIVHNYPHCWRTDQPLIYRAMSSWFVKVTEFRDRMVELNQQVRWIPGHIRDGLFGKWLEGARDWSISRNRFWGSPIPVWRSDDPAFPRIDVYGSLDELERDFGVRPHDLHRPGIDQLVRPNPDDPSGRAMMRRVPDVLDCWFESGSMFYAQVHYPFEKREWFDTHFPADFITEYVAQTRGWFYTMHVLATALFDRPAFANCICHGVVLDENGQKLSKRLRNYPSPEEVFASYGADALRWFLCGSPILRGADLQIDREGHVIREIVRLVLRPIWNAYYFFCLYANADGVRATLRCDARGVLDRYILAKTGDVVRGVEKSLDAYDIPGACAEVAAFIDALNNWYIRRSRDRFWAEDGSADKRDAYDTLYTALVLLLRAASPLLPLLSEEVYRGLTREESVHLSDWPDSAALPSEPELVRAMDRAREVCSAALALRRAHDVRVRQPLRELTVAGADVDGLRPFTGLVADEVNVKTVSLSAEIERFASFKLAVNARSVGKRLGKKTQEVIAAAKAGRWKQTAPDTVEVAGESLRGDDYQLLLEPRPGVICQPLGSNDAIVILDVTLDEELAAEGVARDVVRAVQQARREAGLHVSDRIRVALELPEDWRAAAERFRGYIAEQTLASELLLGAARAGQTTHSVEVSGETLRVALARA